In Leishmania donovani BPK282A1 complete genome, chromosome 28, one DNA window encodes the following:
- a CDS encoding activated protein kinase c receptor (LACK) has protein sequence MNYEGHLKGHRGWVTSLACPQQAGSYIKVVSTSRDGTAISWKANPDRHSVDSDYGLPSHRLEGHTGFVSCVSLAHATDYALTASWDRSIRMWDLRNGQCQRKFLKHTKDVLAVAFSPDDRLIVSAGRDNVIRVWNVAGECMHEFLRDGHEDWVSSICFSPSLEHPIVVSGSWDNTIKVWNVNGGKCERTLKGHSNYVSTVTVSPDGSLCASGGKDGAALLWDLSTGEQLFKINVESPINQIAFSPNRFWMCVATERSLSVYDLESKAVIAELTPDGAKPSECISIAWSADGNTLYSGHKDNLIRVWSISDAE, from the coding sequence GTGGTGTCGACGTCGCGCGATGGCACGGCCATCTCGTGGAAAGCCAACCCCGACCGCCACAGCGTGGACAGCGACTACGGTCTGCCGAGCCACCGCCTCGAGGGCCACACCGGCTTCGTGTCGTGTGTGTCGCTGGCCCACGCCACCGACTACGCGCTGACCGCGTCCTGGGACCGCTCCATCCGCATGTGGGACCTGCGCAATGGCCAGTGCCAGCGCAAGTTCCTGAAGCACACCAAGGacgtgctcgccgtcgccttctcGCCGGACGACCGCCTGATCGTGTCCGCGGGCCGCGACAACGTGATCCGCGTGTGGAACGTGGCGGGCGAGTGCATGCACGAGTTCCTGCGCGACGGCCACGAGGACTGGGTGAGCAGCATCTGTTtctcgccgtcgctggagcATCCGATCGTGGTGTCCGGCAGCTGGGACAACACCATCAAGGTATGGAACGTGAACGGGGGCAAGTGTGAGCGCACGCTCAAGGGCCACAGCAACTACGTGTCCACGGTGACGGTGTCGCCAGACGGGTCGCTGTGCGCGTCCGGCGGCAaggacggcgcggcgctgctgtgggaCCTGAGCACCGGCGAGCAGCTGTTCAAGATCAACGTGGAGTCGCCCATCAACCAGATCGCCTTCTCGCCCAACCGCTTCTGGATGTGCGTCGCGACGGAGAGGTCTCTGTCCGTGTACGACCTGGAGAGCAAGGCTGTGATTGCGGAGCTGACGCCGGACGGCGCGAAGCCGTCCGAGTGCATCTCCATTGCCTGGTCCGCCGACGGCAACACTCTGTACTCCGGTCACAAGGACAACCTGATCCGCGTGTGGTCCATCTCCGACGCCGAGTAA